Proteins from one Primulina huaijiensis isolate GDHJ02 chromosome 18, ASM1229523v2, whole genome shotgun sequence genomic window:
- the LOC140963753 gene encoding uncharacterized protein At1g01500-like yields the protein METSHESLSNGYLHDPCQQIIRNSSYQSPSRFSLSWFDIRVFYVRISNFMVDDSTPESLTLNHISLSPETPLEVNGVRCTVDPGVSCALRKDRMDKKTEEATFVSTDSIRLTGSMKFEIFDKKELVISGTLEMPHATGFVGELNQSARSWSMNCDTVFSAGTVFLNGKQLVGTESTSPTIEVYVAGCFSGTPIILTKTLQLKHRKKHKMGTLNSIPECEASESHEDLTFGQDLQVAEYKRETEEDCDNLYWRRTEYIEGEDGELSWFNAGVRVGVGIGLGICLGIGIGVGLLVRSYQTTARTFRRRLA from the exons ATGGAGACTTCCCACGAATCGCTTAGCAACGGATACCTTCATGATCCGTGCCAGCAAATTATCAGGAATTCCTCATACCAATCCCCTAGCAGATTTTCGTTGTCGTGGTTCGATATAAGAGTTTTCTATGTGAGAATCAGCAATTTCATGGTTGACGATTCGACCCCTGAGTCTCTTACACTCAATCACATCTCCCTGAGCCCAGAGACACCTCTTGAAGTTAATGGAGTAAGATGTACAGTAGATCCAGGAGTTTCTTGCGCCCTTCGGAAGGACAGAATGGATAAGAAAACCGAAGAGGCTACCTTTGTTAGCACAGATAGTATAAGATTAACAGGTAGCATGAAATTCGAGATTTTCGATAAAAAGGAACTTGTGATATCTGGGACTTTAGAAATGCCCCATGCTACTGGTTTTGTTGGGGAGCTAAATCAGTCAGCTCGAAGCTGGAGCATGAATTGTGACACGGTATTCAGTGCTGGAACTGTATTTTTGAATGGGAAACAATTAGTGGGCACGGAATCCACATCACCCACTATTGAAGTTTATGTTGCAGGTTGTTTCTCCGGAACACCTATCATATTAACCAAAACTTTGCAACTTAAACATCGCAAGAAGCATAAAATGGGTACACTAAATTCCATACCAGAGTGTGAGGCGTCTGAATCTCATGAAGATCTTACTTTTGGACAAGATCTGCAG GTTGCAGAATATAAACGAGAAACTGAGGAAGACTGTGATAACTTGTATTGGAGACGAACAGAATACATAGAAGGCGAAGATGGGGAGCTTTCGTGGTTCAACGCGGGAGTTAGGGTGGGTGTGGGCATTGGGCTTGGAATTTGCTTGGGCATAGGTATTGGGGTCGGTTTGTTGGTTCGTAGTTACCAAACGACTGCCCGGACGTTTAGAAGGCGACTCGCCTAA